A part of Aegilops tauschii subsp. strangulata cultivar AL8/78 chromosome 2, Aet v6.0, whole genome shotgun sequence genomic DNA contains:
- the LOC141041352 gene encoding uncharacterized protein: MDPSTGQWDECLVRDTFCAEDARHILQMPLREGVHDFVAWQFDSKGIHSVKSAYKMHMELKSMRKNGGVGRSTAKAGNLNTCNDDSWKRIWRLPCPRTVQMFTWRLRHESLALLTNMQRRGLKVKSTKCFFCGHADEDGGHLFIKCKSVKVVWRELALEKERRELGAISSVHAMMDYLWGLNILKRMQILTFWWMWWSARNKLRKGERVLTAAEVARRTRSSTLEYMQVFLPEPKPQCTDKWRPPAQDMVKFNVDGAFVPGELHAGWGAVARTSDGEVVGARAGRQELIQDAFAAEAVALSNAVSFASDLGIIRAEFETDSQLLAEAMDIRKVDSSAYAAVIEDTKYQLKL; encoded by the coding sequence ATGGATCCCTCCACGGGGCAATGGGATGAATGCCTTGTGCGGGATACCTTTTGCGCGGAGGATGCTAGACACATTCTGCAGATGCCGCTACGGGAGGGGGTACATGACTTTGTTGCATGGCAATTCGACAGCAAGGGCATTCATTCTGTGAAGAGTGCGTACAAGATGCACATGGAACTGAAGTCTATGAGGAAGAATGGGGGAGTGGGAAGGAGCACAGCCAAAGCGGGTAACCTGAACACATGCAACGACGATTCTTGGAAAAGGATTTGGAGATTGCCGTGCCCGAGAACTGTCCAAATGTTCACATGGAGACTGCGGCATGAATCACTAGCACTCCTGACGAATATGCAGAGGCGAGGTCTGAAGGTGAAGAGCACGAAATGCTTTTTCTGTGGGCATGCTGATGAGGATGGGGGGCACCTGTTCATCAAGTGCAAATCAGTTAAGGTGGTGTGGAGGGAACTAGCCTTAGAGAAGGAAAGAAGGGAGCTGGGAGCAATCTCATCTGTACATGCGATGATGGACTACCTATGGGGGCTAAATATCCTAAAACGCATGCAGATTCTCACTTTCTGGTGGATGTGGTGGAGCGCTAGGAATAAACTGAGAAAGGGGGAGCGTGTGTTGACAGCGGCCGAAGTAGCGAGACGCACACGAAGCTCTACTCTGGAATACATGCAGGTTTTCCTCCCAGAACCCAAGCCACAGTGCACTGATAAATGGAGGCCTCCTGCTCAAGACATGGTCAAGTTCAATGTTGATGGAGCCTTCGTCCCAGGGGAACTCCATGCAGGGTGGGGTGCAGTGGCAAGAACCAGCGACGGCGAAGTGGTGGGTGCACGGGCTGGAAGACAGGAGCTTATCCAAGATGCCTTTGCAGCGGAAGCGGTGGCGTTGTCAAATGCAGTTTCCTTTGCATCGGACTTGGGGATTATTCGAGCAGAGTTTGAAACAGATTCACAATTGTTGGCAGAAGCAATGGACATTCGGAAGGTCGATTCTTCAGCATACGCTGCTGTCATCGAGGACACAAAGTACCAGCTTAAGCTGTGA